A part of Atribacterota bacterium genomic DNA contains:
- a CDS encoding cob(I)yrinic acid a,c-diamide adenosyltransferase, producing the protein MPEKGFIQVYYGEGKGKTTASLGLILRAVGHNWKVLLIQFFKNAFTGEIASLQCLPGVTVYRFGSREFVWEGKVSEATKREFLCGWHLAQEALKNQEYDLIVLDELPYAFFYNLLSWEEFRKTMDVRNPQVEVVITGRKVLQELIDFADLVSEIRAVKHPYQHGVQAREGVEY; encoded by the coding sequence ATGCCTGAAAAGGGGTTTATTCAGGTCTATTATGGGGAAGGAAAAGGGAAAACCACGGCCTCTCTGGGACTAATTCTCCGGGCGGTGGGTCACAACTGGAAAGTACTCCTCATTCAGTTTTTTAAAAATGCTTTTACCGGTGAAATTGCTTCGTTACAGTGTCTTCCCGGTGTTACAGTATACCGCTTTGGGAGTAGGGAGTTTGTGTGGGAAGGCAAAGTCAGCGAAGCTACAAAAAGGGAATTTCTGTGTGGCTGGCATTTGGCGCAAGAGGCGTTGAAAAATCAAGAGTATGACCTGATTGTCTTAGATGAGCTTCCTTATGCCTTTTTCTATAACCTTTTATCCTGGGAAGAATTTCGAAAAACCATGGATGTGAGAAATCCTCAGGTTGAGGTGGTTATCACTGGAAGAAAAGTTCTTCAAGAGCTTATTGATTTTGCTGACCTTGTTTCAGAAATACGAGCCGTGAAACATCCGTATCAACACGGAGTACAAGCGCGAGAAGGAGTTGAGTACTGA
- a CDS encoding pseudouridine synthase: MERLNKFLARKGIASRRKCDELIKEGKVKVAGKVVTNPATKVNEDAQIEVEGYSLSQEEKSIYIMFYKPRGYLTTVWDPHGRSTVMDFFKGIPNRIFPVGRLDYDSEGLLFLTNDGEVNYVLTHPRFQVEKRYLVYAIGKVKEEALRFMERGVVVKGVSYRIVSGVIRACHPEYTVVEIILAEGKKHEIRILFDYLGHPVLRLIRISMGPIMLDNTLLPGKWRYFWKDEVVRLKEYVKEKKGYA, encoded by the coding sequence ATGGAGAGGCTCAATAAGTTTCTGGCTCGAAAAGGCATAGCGTCCCGCCGAAAATGTGATGAACTCATTAAAGAGGGAAAGGTCAAGGTGGCAGGAAAGGTGGTCACGAACCCAGCCACAAAGGTCAACGAAGACGCACAGATTGAGGTTGAGGGATACTCCCTTTCTCAGGAAGAAAAATCAATCTACATCATGTTCTATAAACCCCGAGGATACCTTACCACCGTCTGGGATCCTCATGGTCGGTCAACCGTCATGGATTTCTTTAAAGGGATCCCTAATCGGATTTTTCCAGTGGGAAGACTCGACTATGACAGTGAGGGATTGCTCTTTTTGACCAACGATGGTGAAGTGAACTATGTTCTTACTCATCCCCGTTTCCAGGTGGAGAAGCGATATCTGGTGTACGCTATAGGTAAGGTGAAAGAAGAAGCCCTACGCTTTATGGAGCGAGGCGTGGTCGTAAAGGGTGTGTCGTATCGAATCGTATCCGGGGTTATACGGGCTTGCCATCCGGAATATACCGTTGTGGAAATTATTCTCGCTGAGGGAAAAAAACACGAAATCAGGATTCTGTTTGATTACCTGGGACATCCCGTGTTAAGATTGATACGCATAAGCATGGGTCCTATTATGTTGGATAACACCCTTTTGCCTGGGAAGTGGCGGTATTTCTGGAAGGATGAGGTTGTACGGCTTAAAGAATACGTGAAGGAGAAAAAGGGTTATGCCTGA
- the scpB gene encoding SMC-Scp complex subunit ScpB — protein MKNLLEALLFSSPYPLTAEEIAKLIEVSQEDIVLQLETLQKEYEERKGGLAIRLWRKKWQMVARPEYGAVIKKKSKGTSSKTISRATLETLAIISLYQPLTKADVDLRRGVDSSQAIKTLLEHGLITICGRSEIPGKPFLYRVTEKFFEIFGIEGENELQRMLQMLKENGEAQ, from the coding sequence TTGAAAAACCTTCTTGAGGCCTTGCTGTTCTCTTCACCTTACCCACTGACAGCGGAAGAAATAGCAAAATTGATCGAGGTAAGTCAAGAAGATATTGTACTCCAGCTTGAGACGTTACAGAAAGAGTACGAAGAACGGAAAGGAGGTCTTGCGATACGTCTCTGGCGGAAAAAATGGCAAATGGTTGCCAGACCAGAATATGGTGCAGTCATCAAGAAAAAGTCAAAAGGTACTTCTTCAAAAACCATTTCTCGAGCTACTCTGGAAACTCTGGCCATCATTTCGCTTTATCAACCTCTTACCAAGGCAGACGTGGATCTTCGAAGAGGAGTGGATTCTTCACAGGCTATAAAAACACTTCTTGAACATGGTCTTATTACCATCTGTGGGAGAAGCGAAATCCCTGGGAAACCATTCTTGTACCGGGTTACCGAGAAGTTTTTTGAAATCTTTGGTATCGAGGGAGAAAACGAGTTGCAGAGGATGCTTCAGATGTTGAAGGAAAATGGAGAGGCTCAATAA
- the trpS gene encoding tryptophan--tRNA ligase, with translation MHIGHYFGVLKNWVKLQGEYDCVFGVADWHALTTSFEDTENLEKSVVEMVVDWLGVGIDPKQCILMIQSLVPEHAELHLLFSMITPVGWLERNPVLKQQLQDMGLKEAVGYGHLGYPVLMASDILIYKANKVPVGEDQVPHIEITREIARRFNSLYREVFPEPQALLTESPRILGIDGRKMSKSLGNYISLSEPSEEVRRKVMSMFTDPEKVYKNDPGHPERCNVFSFHRATENENLFTIESDCRKGKLGCVDCKRDMAERMVRFLEKISPYRDRYVGKEKLVEEILFEGSRKARLLARETLDEARKAMGINYGGEGFLGK, from the coding sequence ATGCACATTGGTCACTATTTTGGGGTTCTAAAGAATTGGGTAAAACTTCAAGGAGAGTACGATTGTGTTTTTGGTGTCGCAGACTGGCACGCCCTCACTACCAGCTTTGAAGATACTGAAAACCTGGAAAAGAGTGTCGTTGAAATGGTGGTAGATTGGCTGGGTGTGGGTATTGACCCGAAGCAATGTATACTTATGATCCAGTCTCTGGTTCCAGAACACGCTGAGCTACATCTTCTCTTTTCTATGATTACTCCGGTGGGATGGTTAGAAAGAAATCCGGTTCTCAAGCAGCAACTTCAGGATATGGGGCTCAAGGAAGCTGTAGGGTATGGCCACCTGGGATATCCAGTGCTCATGGCTTCGGACATCCTTATCTACAAAGCGAACAAAGTACCGGTAGGAGAAGACCAGGTACCGCATATTGAAATTACCAGGGAAATCGCTCGCCGGTTTAACTCCCTTTACAGGGAAGTCTTTCCGGAGCCCCAGGCTCTCCTCACCGAATCACCGCGTATTTTGGGAATTGATGGGAGAAAAATGAGCAAAAGTCTGGGAAATTACATCTCGCTTTCTGAGCCTTCTGAAGAAGTCCGCCGTAAAGTCATGTCTATGTTTACCGATCCCGAAAAAGTTTATAAAAACGACCCTGGTCATCCAGAACGGTGTAACGTCTTCTCCTTTCATAGAGCAACTGAAAACGAAAATCTGTTTACCATCGAAAGTGACTGCCGGAAGGGGAAGTTGGGCTGTGTGGACTGTAAAAGAGATATGGCTGAACGGATGGTTCGCTTTCTGGAAAAAATTTCTCCCTATCGGGATCGGTATGTGGGGAAAGAGAAACTCGTTGAAGAGATCCTGTTTGAAGGGAGCCGAAAAGCACGCCTTCTTGCCCGGGAAACCCTGGATGAGGCCAGAAAGGCTATGGGAATCAACTATGGTGGAGAAGGATTTCTGGGTAAGTGA
- a CDS encoding CBS domain-containing protein translates to MEIVVSHEGTDFDAFASMFAITKLFPGTQIVLGGSVNRNVRHFLSLYGKFFQYLKERDVDWKQIKKVYVVDTPYFERLGKIGELWQKRETEFLVFDHHPEEKLKNLPNAVLKEYGACTTILVEMIQEASLPLSPLEATLLLIGVYEDTGFFTFPTTTANDFRASSFLLTQGAMVSYVPRFTRVPLTTEQREALQKMIQSLSLKEIGGIPIHFCQVKFLEYVDGVSLLVHKLMDLEEIEVLFALFEMENKVYVIARSRLEDVNLTEIIGRMGGGGHRSAASVAFKGKSLKEVKEEILKVLEQSLSFIKAKDVMSQPVKVIAPEQSVEEAFLTMIRFGFAGLPVVDATGKLVGMIARRDVEKAMYHGLKNAPVKSFMSTHLVKVNPEDSVFRVRNLMVERDIGRIPVVQGDTILGIITRSDVLRVFHERENAVLQKLTRHNLAEKLYLHFDKDTLGLLNAIGTLAKRMGVKIYLVGGVVRDIILGYPNYDLDLVVEGDAIEFTQNLQGLFPGKVVSYPPFGTAIFFLRDGKRIDFASARHEFYLYPGAPPQVEYSNLRRDLFRRDFTVNAMAISIHPDNWGELFDFFGGLKDLEAGILRVLHPLSFVEDPARSIRAVRFEQKYAFRIEPFTMSLLKQTIREGLLGKIKPDRLKEEIQLILRLPGFYRYLFRLYQLDMFPTIFPGCFWKREYEEVYGRLQEIVDDFAGYEIDLFLLKLSPIWGDMVPELLPKLREKMSLSKKRVHKISSYLEKKGIFERGIQDLYLPNSRIYLLCSEIPPEFLFLSLAKFYDVPLVRERIIHYLQVWQTVEPLLSGNALREMNIEEGPVYAKILQELKLAKIDGKIKNREEEENFVRSFWERMKDVEKRKDI, encoded by the coding sequence GTGGAGATTGTAGTAAGTCATGAAGGAACTGACTTTGACGCCTTTGCTTCCATGTTTGCCATCACCAAACTTTTTCCAGGAACTCAAATTGTCCTTGGTGGGAGCGTGAACCGAAATGTGCGTCATTTCCTTTCTCTCTACGGGAAATTTTTTCAGTATCTCAAAGAAAGAGACGTTGACTGGAAGCAGATCAAGAAAGTATATGTGGTCGATACTCCATACTTTGAACGCCTGGGAAAGATCGGAGAACTATGGCAGAAGAGAGAAACTGAGTTTTTGGTTTTTGATCATCATCCTGAAGAAAAATTGAAGAATCTTCCCAATGCTGTTCTCAAAGAGTATGGGGCCTGTACCACGATTCTGGTAGAAATGATTCAAGAAGCATCTCTTCCCCTTTCTCCACTGGAGGCGACTCTTCTTCTTATCGGCGTTTACGAAGATACTGGATTTTTTACCTTTCCAACCACCACTGCCAATGACTTTCGGGCTTCTTCTTTTCTTCTTACTCAGGGAGCTATGGTGAGTTATGTTCCCAGGTTTACCAGAGTCCCATTGACGACCGAGCAACGGGAAGCGTTGCAAAAAATGATCCAGTCACTCTCGTTAAAAGAAATCGGAGGAATTCCGATTCATTTCTGCCAGGTAAAATTCTTGGAATACGTCGACGGTGTGTCGCTTTTGGTCCATAAACTCATGGATTTAGAGGAGATCGAGGTGCTCTTTGCTCTTTTCGAAATGGAGAATAAAGTTTATGTTATCGCTCGGAGCCGTCTTGAGGATGTGAATCTCACTGAAATCATTGGTAGAATGGGAGGAGGAGGACACCGTAGCGCAGCTTCGGTGGCTTTTAAAGGGAAAAGCTTGAAAGAAGTGAAAGAGGAAATCCTTAAGGTCCTCGAGCAATCTCTCTCCTTCATCAAAGCGAAAGATGTCATGTCTCAACCGGTCAAGGTCATTGCTCCCGAGCAATCCGTTGAAGAAGCATTCCTCACTATGATTCGCTTCGGTTTCGCAGGGTTGCCAGTGGTGGATGCCACCGGAAAACTCGTGGGAATGATCGCCCGGCGGGATGTAGAAAAAGCCATGTACCACGGTTTGAAGAATGCTCCGGTCAAGAGCTTTATGTCTACCCATCTTGTGAAGGTCAATCCAGAAGACTCTGTATTCCGGGTACGGAACCTCATGGTGGAAAGGGATATTGGTCGTATCCCTGTAGTTCAGGGCGACACCATTCTAGGAATCATTACCCGGAGCGATGTTTTGCGTGTTTTCCATGAACGAGAGAACGCAGTTCTACAAAAATTGACCCGCCACAATCTCGCCGAGAAGCTTTACCTTCACTTCGATAAAGATACTTTGGGGTTACTCAACGCAATTGGAACCTTGGCAAAGCGAATGGGTGTCAAGATTTATCTTGTAGGAGGGGTGGTGCGGGATATCATCCTTGGTTACCCCAACTATGATTTGGATCTCGTGGTGGAAGGTGATGCCATAGAGTTTACCCAAAATCTGCAGGGTTTGTTTCCTGGAAAGGTGGTGTCCTATCCACCCTTCGGCACGGCTATTTTTTTCCTGCGCGATGGTAAAAGAATCGACTTTGCTTCAGCCCGTCACGAATTTTACCTTTACCCCGGTGCACCTCCTCAGGTAGAATACAGTAACTTACGACGAGACCTCTTTCGCCGGGATTTTACCGTCAATGCCATGGCTATTAGCATTCACCCCGATAATTGGGGAGAGCTGTTTGATTTTTTTGGTGGCCTCAAAGATCTAGAGGCAGGAATTTTACGTGTTTTGCATCCATTAAGCTTCGTGGAAGACCCGGCCCGGTCAATCCGGGCAGTTCGATTTGAGCAAAAATATGCTTTTCGCATTGAACCATTTACCATGAGTCTCCTGAAGCAAACCATTCGGGAAGGACTTTTGGGAAAGATTAAACCCGATCGACTCAAAGAAGAAATTCAGCTGATTCTCCGCCTACCAGGTTTTTACCGCTATCTCTTCCGTCTGTATCAATTAGATATGTTTCCCACTATTTTCCCTGGGTGTTTTTGGAAAAGGGAGTACGAGGAGGTCTATGGACGTCTTCAGGAAATAGTTGATGATTTTGCTGGCTACGAAATTGACCTCTTTCTCCTGAAGCTTTCACCAATCTGGGGTGACATGGTACCGGAGTTGCTCCCAAAGTTGAGGGAGAAGATGAGCCTATCCAAAAAGCGGGTCCATAAAATTAGCAGTTACTTAGAGAAGAAGGGAATCTTTGAAAGAGGAATTCAGGATCTCTATCTTCCAAACTCTAGGATTTATCTCCTCTGTTCTGAGATACCTCCCGAATTCTTGTTCCTTTCTCTGGCTAAATTTTACGACGTGCCACTTGTGCGGGAGCGGATCATTCATTACTTGCAAGTATGGCAGACAGTAGAACCCCTTCTGAGCGGGAATGCCCTGCGAGAAATGAATATTGAAGAGGGACCAGTTTATGCTAAAATTCTTCAGGAGCTCAAACTGGCAAAAATAGATGGAAAAATAAAAAACCGAGAAGAGGAAGAGAACTTTGTCAGAAGTTTTTGGGAAAGGATGAAGGACGTTGAAAAAAGAAAAGATATTTAG
- a CDS encoding purine-nucleoside phosphorylase, producing the protein MEKEQALLRFLYPPDALKKIVAVVSRFPRIPFMSIIAGSGWKDVVEGQVLEIFSYQDFGIPFHHDVEGHSDQVRLLEKDNIPILVFGGRLHLYQGYRYEEIVLPVIVSFLSGVKVLLITNAAGSLHWKIPPGNLCLLTDQVDFTFVPDPPVFRNKPCFSAELCHLAWKAAQNKGFSLFQGTYVGVLGPSFETPAEIRMLARFGQVVGMSTVKETKMAANLGLPVCGFSLVTNWGSGMISLPLSHQEVLELSLRSKHLMQEFTSALIQEVSRAWRL; encoded by the coding sequence GTGGAAAAGGAACAAGCTTTGCTCCGCTTCTTATATCCTCCTGACGCTTTAAAAAAAATCGTAGCGGTGGTTTCCCGGTTTCCTCGCATACCCTTTATGAGCATTATTGCTGGCTCAGGGTGGAAAGATGTAGTTGAGGGACAGGTTCTTGAGATATTTTCCTACCAGGATTTTGGCATTCCTTTTCACCATGATGTGGAAGGACACTCCGATCAAGTACGCCTTCTGGAAAAGGATAACATACCGATTCTCGTTTTTGGAGGTCGGCTTCATCTTTACCAGGGGTACCGTTACGAAGAAATAGTCTTGCCGGTTATTGTCTCCTTTCTATCCGGGGTTAAGGTACTTCTTATCACTAACGCTGCCGGAAGCCTCCATTGGAAGATCCCGCCTGGGAATCTTTGTCTCCTCACCGACCAGGTTGATTTTACTTTTGTGCCTGATCCACCGGTATTTCGAAATAAACCCTGTTTTTCAGCAGAGCTTTGCCATCTCGCTTGGAAAGCAGCGCAAAACAAAGGTTTTTCTCTTTTTCAGGGTACCTATGTGGGGGTGCTGGGTCCTTCGTTTGAGACTCCAGCAGAAATCCGAATGCTTGCTCGATTTGGGCAGGTGGTAGGGATGTCTACGGTCAAAGAAACCAAAATGGCGGCCAACCTTGGTCTTCCGGTTTGTGGTTTCTCGCTTGTAACCAACTGGGGTAGCGGTATGATTTCCTTACCTCTTTCTCATCAGGAAGTCCTGGAGCTTTCTCTGCGTTCGAAACATCTGATGCAGGAATTTACCAGTGCTCTAATTCAGGAGGTTTCCAGAGCGTGGAGATTGTAG
- a CDS encoding phosphopentomutase, with the protein MRVFITLLDGVGMGELPDAYLYGDEGSHTLRNTALLTGGLKLPHLEKLGLGWIDEIPGVNAALPIEGSYGKMRERSPGKDTTSGHWEIAGVVLSQPFPVYPSGFPEEIVDALQVVIGTPILGNKPASGTAIIEELGEEHLRTGFPIVYTSADSVLQIAAHEEVIPPEQLYAMCEKVRQVMKGEHAVARIIARPFVGKPGHFERTPRRRDFSLPPPETTILDVLQENGKKVIGIGKIKDVFAGRGLGENIKTANNFETFRVLREIHRSRDGDLIWANFNDFDTIFGHRNDPKGFAKALEEWDRELGNFIPSLGREEVLFITSDHGCDPTTPSTDHSREYALLLAFGLKMRRGISLGVRESFADLGATIMEIIGVSWSGKGTSFAPLLISS; encoded by the coding sequence ATGCGAGTTTTCATCACTCTCCTTGATGGAGTAGGAATGGGTGAACTTCCCGATGCCTATCTTTATGGGGATGAGGGGAGTCATACCCTCCGGAACACGGCTCTTTTAACCGGAGGACTTAAGCTTCCTCATCTGGAAAAGCTTGGCCTGGGGTGGATTGATGAGATACCAGGGGTTAATGCCGCACTTCCCATAGAAGGCTCATACGGAAAGATGCGGGAACGTTCCCCTGGAAAAGATACCACCAGTGGGCACTGGGAAATTGCCGGTGTTGTACTCTCACAACCTTTTCCGGTTTACCCTTCCGGGTTTCCCGAGGAAATCGTGGACGCGTTGCAAGTGGTGATTGGTACGCCTATTCTGGGAAATAAGCCGGCTTCTGGAACGGCGATTATCGAAGAGCTGGGCGAAGAACATCTCCGCACTGGCTTTCCTATCGTGTATACTTCAGCAGATAGTGTCCTGCAAATTGCTGCTCACGAAGAAGTTATTCCTCCTGAGCAACTGTACGCCATGTGTGAAAAGGTACGACAAGTGATGAAGGGAGAACACGCTGTAGCCAGAATTATCGCCCGCCCTTTCGTTGGAAAACCGGGACATTTCGAGCGGACTCCCCGCCGTAGAGACTTTTCTTTACCACCTCCAGAGACAACCATTCTTGATGTCCTTCAGGAAAATGGGAAAAAGGTCATTGGTATAGGGAAGATTAAAGATGTTTTTGCGGGAAGAGGTCTCGGTGAGAACATTAAAACGGCCAACAACTTCGAAACCTTTCGAGTTCTGCGGGAGATTCATCGGAGTAGAGATGGGGATCTCATCTGGGCTAATTTTAACGATTTTGATACGATTTTCGGTCATCGCAATGACCCCAAAGGATTTGCAAAGGCTCTTGAAGAATGGGATAGGGAACTGGGAAATTTCATCCCTTCTCTTGGTCGTGAAGAGGTTCTTTTTATTACCAGTGATCATGGATGCGATCCAACCACGCCGAGCACTGACCATTCCCGGGAATACGCGTTGCTCCTTGCTTTTGGCTTGAAAATGCGAAGAGGAATTTCTCTTGGTGTACGGGAGAGTTTTGCGGATCTGGGGGCAACAATCATGGAAATAATAGGGGTAAGCTGGAGTGGAAAAGGAACAAGCTTTGCTCCGCTTCTTATATCCTCCTGA
- a CDS encoding NUDIX hydrolase: MFFPYDERRKEGLTLPQEIQEKVLVETHILRMVKKTYAGGMERVYLEHPGAVTIVATTLDNRLILIKQFRAPAREWLWEIPAGTLEPREDILKCAQRELEEETGFSSQEWSYLFPVFLAPGYSSEIIHFFRARNAVPVENAKEGDEDEVIYYLRVDRNEAMEMLRRGDIKDAKTMIGVHIFVEE; encoded by the coding sequence ATGTTTTTCCCCTATGACGAACGGCGAAAGGAAGGTCTGACCTTACCCCAAGAAATTCAGGAGAAGGTACTTGTAGAAACTCATATTTTACGTATGGTGAAGAAGACCTACGCAGGAGGAATGGAGAGGGTATATCTTGAACATCCTGGGGCGGTAACCATTGTGGCCACAACTCTAGATAACAGGCTTATTTTGATCAAACAGTTTCGAGCTCCTGCCCGGGAATGGTTGTGGGAAATTCCGGCTGGAACCTTGGAACCTCGGGAAGACATTTTGAAATGTGCCCAGCGGGAGCTTGAGGAGGAAACGGGTTTTTCTTCTCAAGAATGGAGTTATCTTTTTCCAGTTTTCCTGGCCCCCGGTTATAGCAGTGAGATCATTCACTTCTTCCGAGCCCGAAATGCTGTCCCGGTGGAAAACGCCAAAGAGGGGGATGAAGACGAAGTCATATACTATCTCCGGGTGGACCGGAACGAAGCCATGGAAATGCTTCGCAGGGGTGATATCAAGGATGCGAAGACCATGATTGGTGTTCACATATTTGTGGAGGAATAG
- a CDS encoding CBS and ACT domain-containing protein — protein sequence MLVRDRMQREVIVIPSSTTILEAQKIMKDRKIRRLPVVNGGKLVGIVTYNDLLEASPSKATSLSRFEITYLLSRMTVADIMTRKVVFVEPDVPIEEAALIMNKNHIGGLPVVEEDKLVGIITESDIFEIFVETLGMRERGSRLTLELPQKPGILYEVTRIIKNHNVNILSLATFYDEQMPEYRYVVLRISTLEPQDLVRELEGHPEIRVKHVWISPEEAE from the coding sequence ATGCTCGTTAGAGACCGTATGCAGAGGGAAGTGATTGTGATACCGAGCTCAACTACGATCCTTGAGGCTCAGAAAATTATGAAGGACCGAAAGATAAGGAGATTACCGGTGGTTAACGGAGGAAAACTCGTGGGCATTGTCACCTACAACGACCTTCTGGAAGCTTCTCCTTCTAAAGCAACCTCGCTGAGTCGATTTGAAATCACCTATCTCCTCAGTAGGATGACCGTGGCTGATATCATGACTCGAAAAGTTGTTTTCGTTGAACCTGATGTGCCCATTGAAGAAGCGGCCCTTATTATGAACAAAAATCACATCGGAGGGTTACCGGTTGTGGAAGAGGATAAATTGGTGGGTATTATTACTGAATCGGACATCTTTGAGATTTTTGTGGAAACGCTGGGAATGAGAGAGCGGGGATCCCGACTCACTCTGGAGCTTCCTCAAAAACCTGGCATCCTCTATGAGGTGACCCGGATTATCAAAAATCACAACGTTAACATTCTTAGTCTGGCCACTTTCTATGATGAACAAATGCCAGAATACCGCTATGTGGTGTTACGCATTAGTACTTTGGAACCGCAAGACCTGGTCAGAGAGCTGGAAGGACATCCGGAGATCAGGGTGAAACACGTATGGATTAGCCCCGAGGAGGCAGAGTGA
- a CDS encoding 2-oxoacid:acceptor oxidoreductase family protein, translating into MEHHEILIGGFGGQGILFLGRVLATAGMVEGYEVSWFPSYGPEMRGGTANCTVIISKEKIGATVTDHPHVLVAMNAPSFFRFAPLVRQGGLIVVNSSLISGCSTPEGVETLKIPANELAGKKVNAPETTNIVMLGALLAQKTVVRFESVEESLKLILKGKKEVFLQLNLEALRVGKHFVEQGGKVYAR; encoded by the coding sequence ATGGAGCATCATGAAATACTCATCGGTGGTTTTGGGGGGCAGGGAATTCTCTTTCTAGGCAGGGTTCTTGCCACTGCCGGTATGGTAGAAGGATATGAAGTGAGCTGGTTCCCTTCGTATGGTCCAGAAATGCGCGGTGGGACGGCAAACTGTACCGTCATCATCTCTAAAGAAAAAATTGGAGCTACCGTTACGGATCATCCACATGTACTTGTGGCGATGAATGCACCTTCTTTTTTCCGATTCGCTCCTTTGGTGCGGCAGGGTGGACTTATTGTGGTCAACTCCTCGCTCATTTCCGGATGCTCTACCCCCGAAGGAGTCGAAACCTTGAAAATCCCGGCAAACGAGTTAGCCGGCAAAAAAGTGAATGCTCCGGAGACGACCAACATCGTCATGCTGGGGGCTTTGCTTGCTCAAAAAACTGTGGTACGCTTTGAGAGCGTGGAAGAATCCCTGAAGCTGATCCTTAAAGGAAAAAAGGAAGTTTTCCTTCAGCTGAACCTGGAGGCGCTGCGGGTAGGGAAACATTTTGTTGAACAGGGAGGGAAAGTCTATGCTCGTTAG
- a CDS encoding thiamine pyrophosphate-dependent enzyme codes for MRVVFERPRTLIKKPFTYCPGCHHGLAQRLIAEVIDELDIGAVTIGVGPIGCSVYIYEFLNVDFVVGGHGRAQAVATGIKRALPDRVVFSYQGDGDIGAIGTAEAIHVANRGELITSFFINNAVFGMTGGQMAPTTLLGQKTKTSPLGRDAKVHGFPLRLAEMLKVAEGSAYIARVALTQPHLIKQARECIKKAFLAQIEKKGFSLVEILSPCPTNWGMTPEDAVKWLEEKMIPYFQLGEIKVKEGDFNGAS; via the coding sequence ATGAGAGTCGTTTTTGAAAGGCCCAGAACCCTCATTAAAAAACCATTCACGTACTGTCCTGGGTGTCATCACGGGCTTGCTCAGAGGTTAATTGCTGAAGTCATTGATGAACTGGATATCGGAGCAGTAACTATTGGGGTGGGTCCCATTGGGTGCTCGGTGTACATCTACGAATTCCTCAATGTTGACTTTGTCGTGGGTGGTCATGGAAGAGCCCAGGCTGTGGCCACGGGAATTAAAAGAGCCCTTCCAGATCGAGTGGTCTTTTCCTATCAGGGGGACGGAGATATTGGAGCAATTGGCACTGCCGAAGCTATCCATGTTGCCAACAGGGGTGAGCTTATCACCTCGTTTTTTATCAACAATGCGGTTTTTGGGATGACTGGAGGACAGATGGCTCCAACCACACTCCTTGGTCAAAAAACGAAGACGTCACCTTTGGGGAGGGATGCTAAGGTCCACGGTTTTCCACTGAGACTCGCTGAAATGTTGAAGGTTGCTGAGGGGAGTGCCTATATTGCCCGAGTTGCCCTTACTCAGCCTCACTTGATAAAACAGGCTCGGGAATGTATTAAAAAAGCCTTTTTAGCCCAGATTGAAAAAAAAGGGTTTTCTCTGGTAGAAATCCTCTCTCCCTGTCCTACCAACTGGGGAATGACACCAGAGGATGCGGTCAAGTGGCTGGAAGAGAAAATGATCCCATACTTTCAACTGGGGGAGATTAAGGTGAAAGAAGGGGATTTCAATGGAGCATCATGA